From the Bacteroidia bacterium genome, one window contains:
- a CDS encoding ammonium transporter has translation MFDTGNTGFMLVATSLVMLMTPGLAFFYGGLVGRKNVLSIMIQSFVSMGVTTVLWFAVGYSLCFSGDIGGIVGNLDHAFMQGVSVTDVFGSETHRIPLMVFIAYQMMFAIITPALITGAFTNRVTFKAYLIFLVVWLLFVYFPFVHMVWGGGLLAQWGVLDFAGGIVVHATAGMAALAAVFFVGKRRVEEQGPHSIPLVALGTGLLWFGWYGFNAGSELRVDEITALAFLNTDIAASFAGVTWLILAWTIEKKPKFVGLLTGAVAGLATITPAAGFVSTSSAVIIGISSGVICYFAVSMKNRLKWDDALDVWGVHGVGGILGTICLGLFGSTAINAAGADGLLFGGAGFFFKQVFAVLGASAYAFLFTYGALKLINFITPVRTSDSEESSLDESLHGEVAYVEGV, from the coding sequence ATGTTCGACACCGGAAACACCGGCTTCATGCTGGTTGCCACGAGCCTGGTCATGCTGATGACGCCCGGGCTCGCATTTTTTTACGGAGGATTGGTCGGGCGAAAGAACGTCCTCAGCATTATGATTCAGAGTTTCGTGTCCATGGGTGTGACCACGGTGCTGTGGTTTGCCGTGGGCTATTCGCTCTGTTTCAGCGGAGATATCGGCGGTATCGTCGGGAATCTGGACCATGCGTTCATGCAGGGTGTTTCTGTGACCGATGTCTTCGGCAGCGAAACACACCGCATCCCACTCATGGTTTTCATCGCATATCAGATGATGTTCGCCATCATCACACCCGCGCTGATCACCGGAGCATTCACCAATCGCGTCACCTTCAAAGCATATCTGATTTTTCTGGTCGTGTGGCTGTTGTTCGTGTACTTCCCCTTCGTACACATGGTATGGGGCGGAGGATTGCTGGCACAGTGGGGTGTGCTGGATTTCGCGGGCGGCATCGTGGTGCATGCGACGGCGGGTATGGCTGCCCTGGCCGCCGTGTTCTTTGTCGGTAAGCGGCGCGTGGAAGAACAGGGACCGCACAGCATACCGCTCGTGGCACTCGGCACGGGACTGTTGTGGTTCGGATGGTACGGCTTCAATGCGGGCAGCGAACTCCGCGTGGACGAAATCACCGCCCTGGCTTTTCTGAACACCGACATCGCGGCCTCCTTTGCCGGAGTGACCTGGCTTATCCTGGCGTGGACCATCGAGAAGAAACCAAAATTCGTCGGTCTCCTCACGGGGGCTGTCGCCGGACTCGCAACCATCACTCCCGCTGCGGGCTTCGTGTCCACAAGCAGCGCCGTTATTATCGGCATCTCTTCGGGCGTTATTTGCTATTTCGCCGTCAGCATGAAAAATCGTCTCAAGTGGGATGATGCGCTCGATGTCTGGGGCGTCCATGGTGTAGGCGGCATTCTCGGCACCATTTGCCTCGGCCTCTTCGGCAGCACGGCCATCAATGCCGCCGGTGCCGATGGATTGCTTTTCGGCGGTGCGGGCTTCTTTTTCAAGCAGGTCTTCGCCGTACTCGGCGCATCAGCATACGCCTTCCTCTTTACCTATGGGGCTCTCAAGCTCATCAATTTCATCACACCGGTGCGCACGAGCGATTCTGAAGAAAGCAGTCTCGACGAATCCCTGCACGGTGAAGTCGCCTACGTCGAAGGAGTTTGA
- a CDS encoding S8 family serine peptidase, whose product MAMFRQYLALTSFALALFSTTAFSQYTENQIQELRLRSEILDLQWQRDRSEAEIRAVLSGMPLRIVREDGRIMELQRFVNNRPEYFITDNAVSAATISSSRLHPGGTLGLSLTGAGISIAEWDGGKVRTTHQEFGNRVTQMDNTSSQSDHATHVAATMIAAGVKAEAKGMAPEGLLLAHDWNSDLSEMTARAADGVQVSNHSYGSVTGWINNYRNDGRWAWFGVPGDTPVEDRNFGRYEERARQWDQLVMSAQYYLPVKSAGNDRGEGPSSQPVSHWINQNGNWSLSTTVRPKDGGTDGYDCVTSYGNAKNILTVGAVEDIPGGYRAPGDVRMSSFSGWGPTDDGRIKPDIVANGVGLYSAIRSSNTAYATYNGTSMSAPSVTGSIALLLQHQKNLHGSQRLRASTIKGLLLHTADEAGPAPGPDFMHGWGLMNTASAAKLMSAKAQNNPSVLILEEDLRNGQTISKQIYSPGRGPLKVTICWTDPAGSVQPEKVDPTNRVLINDLDLRLIDPSTGQHLPWVLSAANPAAPAGRDDNIADNIEQVYIQTPDEGNYIIRITHKGTLQGESQWVSIIASVTNQVSLLSPPNGLVNSSVTPALLWNQARGAQTYELQVAETSDFANPVVNATGLTQFWYDTPGLKKNALFYWRVRARDPQGVSDWSDVWTFATGGNTTQAGHALEFDGTDDHVVRTDVAGFDVLEQQDAVSIEAWVYPRGWVNGAFVVASKHNSNSGQSWSLRLKSNAIEFHPAGVVSCATTIPLNAWTHVAVTYSKASGKVRFYVNGARRCEQNFAGDLQSTAGGPLYLGYVPSTSPAAAYGIMDEVRVWSTVRTEEEITLGMFGGLSGTEAGLLAQYVFDDASGLTTNAMPGNKKAELVQGPAWVVSGVPMARPPAPVLTYPANNSANIPIATTAVWQQATSALRYRVQLSREANFSNLLMDAKDVTATTQAFPQLLPETGYYWRANSSNASGISDWSTPHYFTTAVAPPDAPRLVTPKNGAKDQPLLLTILWDPPARTLRYHVQVSTDSLFEGGFLVDNTDVQSPSLNVPDLGNNQPCYWRVRAVNAGGSSPWSERWVFTTIPAEPEAPILLTPEAEARGVSVNPSFTWETSEGATAYHIQLSTDTAFQVKLLDAAAIPFARYAAANLARGTWHYWRVRATNAAGASEWSEVRRFLTERDLPEAVQLVAPQHKATKVELHPDFQWLPLVSAETYTLQLSTDEQFSGTLLNETGLTGDSWKPAQALPAESEVFWRVRASNERGDGPWSEIWSFTTGTEPLAAPELRLPPHGSVQAPEQVDFVWTAVASADAYTLELGTDSLAASAYDASNTFVSRTDLAEEREHFWRVRARRGGDEGPWSAWWSFTTTLRLPDVVTLLAPLNGSVMQSDTVQFVWTRSQPQIDRYWFEYAFEGFLGQTTVDSSRTDTSLTIPLAALASPCYWRVRAGNSAGWGPFSASGSFIPLVLSAEGTQSKPTTMTLGSVWPNPAGARSVVLLSLPKRSHATLELRDVLGREIAVMHDGMLDAGTHALPLDLSQLHPGQYTLLLRGDGALATQTIIVLR is encoded by the coding sequence ATGGCAATGTTCAGACAGTACCTCGCTCTCACGAGTTTCGCGCTCGCTCTTTTCTCCACCACCGCATTTTCGCAGTACACCGAAAATCAGATTCAGGAGTTGCGCCTCCGATCCGAGATTTTGGATCTGCAGTGGCAACGCGACCGTTCCGAGGCGGAAATCCGCGCTGTGCTTAGCGGAATGCCGCTTCGCATCGTGCGGGAAGATGGTCGCATCATGGAGCTTCAACGCTTTGTCAACAACCGTCCGGAGTACTTCATCACCGACAATGCCGTCTCGGCCGCAACCATCTCCTCATCGCGACTGCACCCGGGGGGAACTCTCGGTCTGTCGCTGACGGGAGCGGGGATCTCCATCGCCGAATGGGACGGCGGAAAGGTGCGAACAACGCATCAGGAATTCGGAAATCGCGTCACGCAAATGGACAACACCTCGTCGCAGTCGGATCATGCGACCCACGTGGCCGCGACCATGATTGCTGCCGGAGTGAAAGCCGAAGCGAAAGGCATGGCGCCCGAGGGTTTGCTGCTGGCGCATGACTGGAACAGCGATCTCTCGGAAATGACCGCCCGCGCCGCCGACGGGGTGCAGGTATCCAATCACTCCTACGGCAGTGTCACGGGCTGGATTAACAACTACCGCAACGACGGCCGCTGGGCCTGGTTCGGCGTTCCGGGTGATACACCGGTGGAGGACAGAAACTTCGGCCGTTACGAGGAAAGGGCGAGGCAGTGGGATCAGCTGGTCATGAGCGCCCAATACTACCTTCCGGTGAAGTCCGCCGGCAATGACCGCGGCGAGGGCCCATCGTCGCAACCCGTTTCTCACTGGATCAATCAAAACGGCAACTGGTCGCTCAGCACGACTGTCCGGCCGAAAGACGGTGGTACCGACGGGTATGACTGTGTCACCAGTTACGGCAACGCGAAAAACATTCTCACCGTGGGCGCTGTCGAAGACATCCCCGGAGGGTACCGTGCCCCGGGCGATGTGCGCATGAGCTCTTTCAGCGGATGGGGCCCCACCGACGATGGCCGCATCAAACCGGACATCGTAGCGAATGGTGTCGGTTTATATTCCGCTATCCGGTCGTCCAACACCGCCTATGCGACCTACAACGGGACCTCCATGTCCGCCCCGAGTGTGACCGGATCCATTGCCCTGCTGCTGCAGCACCAGAAAAATCTGCATGGCTCGCAGCGCCTGCGCGCTTCCACCATCAAGGGCCTCCTTCTCCATACCGCCGATGAGGCCGGTCCCGCGCCCGGACCGGATTTCATGCATGGCTGGGGTCTCATGAATACCGCATCCGCCGCAAAGCTGATGTCCGCGAAAGCGCAGAACAATCCCTCAGTGCTCATTCTGGAAGAGGATTTACGCAACGGGCAGACCATATCGAAGCAGATCTACAGTCCCGGTCGGGGACCGCTCAAGGTCACTATTTGCTGGACGGATCCCGCAGGCTCGGTACAACCCGAGAAAGTGGATCCTACGAATCGCGTTCTTATCAACGATCTCGACCTGCGTCTCATCGATCCTTCCACCGGACAGCATCTGCCCTGGGTACTGAGCGCCGCGAATCCCGCCGCTCCGGCAGGACGCGATGACAATATCGCCGACAACATCGAGCAGGTGTATATCCAGACCCCGGACGAAGGCAATTACATCATCCGCATTACGCACAAAGGGACGCTGCAGGGTGAGTCGCAGTGGGTATCGATCATCGCGAGCGTGACGAATCAGGTTTCCCTGCTGTCACCGCCCAATGGACTTGTCAATTCCAGCGTCACTCCGGCCTTACTCTGGAATCAGGCAAGAGGCGCTCAGACCTATGAGTTGCAGGTTGCGGAGACTTCGGACTTCGCGAATCCCGTTGTCAATGCCACGGGCCTGACACAATTCTGGTACGACACACCGGGATTGAAGAAGAATGCGCTCTTTTACTGGAGGGTCCGCGCACGCGATCCGCAGGGAGTGAGTGACTGGTCCGATGTGTGGACCTTCGCCACGGGGGGCAATACGACACAGGCGGGTCACGCGCTGGAGTTCGATGGTACGGACGACCACGTCGTGCGTACTGATGTTGCCGGTTTCGATGTGCTGGAGCAGCAAGACGCCGTCAGCATCGAGGCATGGGTGTATCCGCGTGGTTGGGTCAACGGCGCATTCGTCGTCGCATCCAAGCACAATAGCAACAGCGGTCAGAGCTGGTCGCTGCGCTTGAAGAGCAATGCCATCGAGTTTCATCCCGCGGGTGTGGTGAGCTGCGCCACCACCATTCCTCTGAACGCCTGGACGCACGTTGCCGTGACCTACAGCAAGGCCTCGGGTAAAGTGCGGTTCTACGTAAACGGCGCACGTCGCTGCGAGCAGAATTTCGCGGGTGACCTGCAGTCCACCGCCGGTGGACCGCTGTATCTCGGTTACGTCCCCTCCACCTCACCGGCTGCGGCCTACGGCATTATGGATGAGGTGAGAGTCTGGAGCACGGTCCGGACGGAAGAGGAAATTACTCTGGGCATGTTCGGCGGCTTGAGCGGGACGGAAGCGGGACTGCTCGCACAGTATGTTTTTGATGATGCGTCCGGACTCACGACAAACGCTATGCCCGGAAATAAAAAAGCCGAACTCGTGCAAGGACCCGCGTGGGTGGTGTCCGGAGTTCCCATGGCCCGCCCCCCCGCGCCGGTGCTCACGTATCCGGCCAATAACAGCGCGAACATTCCTATCGCCACGACGGCCGTCTGGCAGCAAGCAACGTCGGCGCTGCGCTATCGTGTGCAGCTCTCGCGTGAGGCCAATTTCTCGAACCTGCTGATGGATGCAAAGGACGTCACCGCGACGACACAGGCCTTCCCGCAGCTTTTGCCGGAAACCGGTTATTACTGGCGCGCGAATTCCTCGAATGCATCGGGGATCAGCGATTGGTCCACGCCGCATTACTTCACGACTGCCGTCGCTCCGCCGGATGCGCCCCGCCTCGTCACTCCGAAAAACGGAGCCAAGGATCAGCCGTTGCTGCTCACGATATTGTGGGATCCCCCCGCACGAACGCTGCGCTATCACGTGCAGGTCTCCACGGATTCGCTGTTCGAAGGTGGCTTCCTCGTAGACAATACCGACGTACAGTCGCCCTCGCTCAACGTCCCCGACCTCGGGAACAATCAGCCGTGCTACTGGCGTGTGCGCGCAGTCAACGCCGGAGGTTCGAGCCCGTGGTCCGAGCGCTGGGTGTTTACCACCATACCCGCCGAACCGGAAGCGCCGATACTTCTCACTCCGGAAGCCGAAGCCCGCGGAGTTTCCGTCAATCCTTCGTTCACCTGGGAGACGTCGGAAGGCGCGACCGCCTATCACATTCAGTTATCCACCGACACCGCCTTCCAGGTAAAACTGCTCGACGCGGCGGCCATTCCATTCGCCCGCTACGCCGCAGCGAATCTTGCCCGCGGGACCTGGCATTACTGGCGCGTCCGCGCAACAAATGCCGCCGGCGCCAGCGAGTGGTCCGAAGTGCGGCGCTTCCTCACAGAGCGTGATCTGCCGGAGGCGGTACAACTCGTCGCGCCACAGCATAAGGCCACGAAAGTTGAACTGCATCCGGATTTCCAATGGCTGCCGCTTGTTTCCGCCGAGACCTACACCTTGCAGCTTTCCACGGACGAGCAGTTCTCCGGCACACTGCTGAACGAGACGGGTCTTACCGGCGACAGCTGGAAGCCCGCTCAGGCTCTTCCGGCGGAGAGCGAAGTGTTCTGGAGAGTGCGCGCAAGCAATGAGCGCGGCGATGGTCCGTGGAGCGAAATATGGAGCTTCACCACCGGAACAGAACCTTTGGCGGCACCGGAACTGCGCTTGCCTCCTCATGGAAGCGTGCAAGCTCCGGAGCAGGTGGATTTTGTCTGGACAGCCGTCGCAAGTGCCGATGCGTACACACTCGAACTCGGCACCGATTCGCTCGCCGCATCGGCGTATGACGCATCGAACACGTTTGTATCCCGCACGGATCTCGCTGAAGAGCGCGAGCACTTCTGGCGTGTGCGCGCCCGACGCGGCGGCGACGAGGGGCCATGGTCCGCATGGTGGAGCTTTACCACGACGCTGCGTCTCCCGGATGTGGTAACACTGCTCGCCCCGCTGAATGGCAGCGTCATGCAAAGCGATACTGTACAGTTTGTCTGGACCCGTTCCCAGCCGCAGATTGATCGCTACTGGTTCGAGTACGCATTCGAGGGCTTCCTCGGACAAACGACCGTGGACAGCTCGCGTACCGATACGAGCCTGACCATACCGCTCGCGGCGCTTGCCTCGCCCTGCTACTGGCGTGTGCGCGCGGGTAACAGTGCGGGCTGGGGACCCTTCAGCGCATCCGGCAGCTTCATTCCGCTCGTGCTTTCTGCGGAAGGCACGCAATCGAAACCAACGACGATGACGCTGGGATCCGTCTGGCCGAATCCCGCCGGAGCCCGCAGCGTGGTGTTGCTTTCCCTGCCTAAACGATCACATGCCACGCTCGAATTGCGTGATGTGCTCGGTCGCGAAATCGCCGTCATGCACGATGGTATGCTCGATGCCGGAACACACGCCCTTCCGCTGGATCTCTCGCAGTTGCATCCGGGTCAGTATACCCTGCTGCTGCGCGGAGACGGCGCGTTGGCGACACAGACAATTATCGTCCTGCGATAA
- a CDS encoding sigma-54 dependent transcriptional regulator, with protein sequence MGSHLIFITDDDYSLRRLLEVTITSWGYETKSFNTGEALLRSLDERPDVVLLDHMLPGMSGLEVLGALRKEIPDLPVIMLSAQSKIDVAVEIMRSGATDYFSKPVDLKRLQLSLQNAVHLHTLREKVRELQDTLEKNVRYDNIVSSSGVMQDVLKMVERASRSDITVLIEGESGTGKELIARAIHYNGVRKDGPFIIINCAAIPRDLLESELFGHERGAFTGAIERKIGKFEAAHGGTIFLDEIGEMDATLQAKLLRVIQERQFERVGGVDTIRTDVRIISATNRNLRTMAAERQFREDLYYRLSTFPIIIPPLRDRAVEIPLLADHFLNLFATREGKAPMRITPAAYDILKTYPWPGNVRELQSVIERSVILSDDNVIGEDDLPLSLYQPEESSPYDPDAPLLFRSRNDIISLEKIKESALRRALLLCDGNASEAARLLEIGRTTLYDLVKKYGIPLERA encoded by the coding sequence ATGGGTAGCCATCTCATCTTTATCACTGATGATGATTATTCGTTGCGCCGTCTCCTCGAAGTGACCATCACTTCGTGGGGCTACGAAACGAAAAGTTTCAACACCGGCGAAGCGTTGCTTCGTAGTCTGGACGAGCGACCGGACGTCGTGCTCCTCGACCACATGTTGCCGGGAATGTCCGGTCTCGAAGTACTGGGTGCGCTGCGCAAGGAAATTCCGGATCTGCCCGTCATCATGCTCTCGGCACAGTCCAAGATTGACGTCGCCGTGGAAATCATGCGGTCCGGTGCCACAGATTATTTCAGCAAGCCGGTGGATCTCAAACGTCTGCAGCTGTCGCTGCAGAATGCCGTGCATCTCCATACGCTGCGCGAAAAGGTCAGGGAATTGCAGGACACACTCGAGAAGAATGTGCGCTACGACAATATCGTGTCGAGCTCGGGAGTGATGCAGGACGTATTGAAAATGGTGGAGCGGGCATCACGCAGCGACATCACCGTGCTCATCGAAGGAGAGAGCGGTACCGGTAAGGAGCTGATCGCGCGGGCCATTCACTACAACGGCGTACGCAAAGACGGTCCGTTCATCATCATCAATTGCGCGGCCATCCCGCGCGATCTGCTCGAGAGCGAGCTGTTCGGCCATGAGCGCGGCGCGTTCACCGGCGCGATTGAGAGAAAGATCGGAAAATTCGAGGCCGCGCATGGCGGAACCATTTTTCTTGATGAAATCGGTGAAATGGATGCCACGCTGCAGGCCAAGCTCCTGCGTGTGATACAGGAGCGCCAATTCGAACGCGTCGGCGGCGTTGATACCATCCGCACGGACGTACGCATCATCTCGGCGACGAACAGAAATCTGCGCACCATGGCCGCGGAGCGTCAGTTCCGCGAAGATCTGTACTACCGTTTATCCACATTTCCGATTATTATCCCGCCTTTGCGCGACCGTGCCGTCGAGATCCCGCTGCTCGCGGATCACTTTCTCAACCTCTTCGCCACGCGTGAAGGTAAGGCCCCGATGCGCATTACCCCCGCCGCCTACGACATATTAAAGACCTACCCCTGGCCGGGGAACGTCCGTGAATTGCAGAGCGTCATTGAACGCAGTGTGATACTCAGCGATGACAATGTGATCGGAGAGGACGACCTGCCGCTTTCGCTGTATCAGCCCGAGGAGAGCAGTCCGTACGATCCGGATGCACCGTTGCTTTTCCGGAGCAGGAACGACATCATTTCTCTGGAAAAAATCAAGGAGAGCGCGCTGCGCCGCGCCTTGCTGCTGTGCGACGGCAATGCGTCCGAAGCTGCGCGATTGCTGGAAATCGGTCGAACGACGTTGTATGACCTCGTAAAAAAATACGGTATTCCTCTCGAGCGCGCGTGA
- a CDS encoding glycine--tRNA ligase: MAKAQQGTLEKIVSLSKRRGFIFQSSEIYSGLNGCWDYGPLGVELLRNVKDSWWRAMTYRDDIEGLDASILMHPRVWEASGHVENFTDPMVDCKQCKSRYRLDVLYESYNEKRRKKIVTAWTALLTDEARDGIAAMSEEEKHEAAGNALVDDAAIFENLNEQQLLVCPNCGATGTFTLPRKFNLMFKTFIGPVEDSSATVFLRPETAQGIFVNFSNVLQATRQKVPFGIAQIGKAFRNEINTKNFLFRTREFEQMEMQFFVRPGSDDEWYEQWREMRMNWFVENGMRKDKLRFHPHAPEKLAHYAKAAVDIEYEFPFGWGEIEGIHNRTNFDLSRHTEYSGKGLDYFDTETQEKYIPFVIETSAGASRSLMAFLVDAYDEEEVEGEVRTVLRFHPKLAPFKAAVLPLVNRDGMDELGLALYRDLQKDLKVFYDDSGSVGRRYRRQGRNRHPFAFTIDSQTLEDRTVTVRERDSMQQERIGMDNVRAYLLERLKG; encoded by the coding sequence ATGGCAAAAGCACAGCAAGGCACTCTCGAAAAAATCGTCTCCCTGTCCAAGCGTCGGGGGTTCATCTTTCAATCATCGGAAATCTACAGCGGGTTGAACGGCTGTTGGGATTACGGTCCATTGGGCGTGGAGCTGCTGCGCAACGTGAAGGACTCCTGGTGGCGCGCGATGACCTATCGCGACGATATCGAGGGGCTGGACGCATCCATACTGATGCACCCGCGGGTGTGGGAAGCTTCAGGACATGTGGAAAACTTTACCGATCCCATGGTGGACTGCAAGCAGTGCAAAAGCCGCTATCGCCTGGATGTGCTGTACGAAAGCTACAACGAGAAGCGCCGCAAGAAAATCGTGACGGCGTGGACGGCATTGCTGACCGACGAAGCGCGCGACGGCATCGCAGCGATGAGCGAAGAGGAGAAGCACGAAGCCGCCGGCAACGCGCTGGTGGATGATGCGGCCATCTTCGAAAATCTGAACGAACAGCAGCTTCTCGTGTGTCCGAACTGCGGTGCGACGGGGACGTTTACGCTGCCGAGAAAATTCAACCTGATGTTCAAGACCTTTATCGGCCCCGTGGAGGACAGCAGCGCGACGGTGTTTCTGCGTCCCGAAACCGCGCAGGGAATTTTCGTGAATTTCTCCAACGTCCTGCAGGCCACGCGGCAGAAAGTGCCCTTCGGCATTGCCCAGATCGGCAAGGCCTTCCGCAACGAGATCAACACGAAGAACTTCCTCTTCCGCACCCGAGAATTCGAGCAGATGGAAATGCAGTTCTTCGTGCGTCCAGGCAGCGACGACGAATGGTACGAGCAATGGCGCGAGATGCGCATGAACTGGTTCGTCGAAAACGGCATGCGCAAGGACAAGCTCCGCTTCCATCCGCATGCGCCCGAGAAGCTCGCGCATTATGCCAAGGCGGCGGTGGACATCGAGTACGAGTTTCCCTTCGGCTGGGGAGAAATCGAAGGCATTCATAACCGCACGAATTTCGATCTCTCCCGCCACACCGAATATTCGGGAAAAGGCCTGGACTATTTCGACACCGAGACACAAGAAAAATACATCCCCTTCGTGATCGAGACGTCCGCGGGCGCGAGCCGTTCGCTCATGGCGTTTCTTGTGGACGCGTACGACGAAGAGGAAGTGGAAGGCGAGGTGCGCACCGTGCTGCGCTTCCATCCGAAGCTCGCTCCCTTCAAGGCCGCCGTCCTGCCGCTGGTCAATCGCGACGGCATGGACGAACTCGGCCTCGCGCTCTACCGCGATCTGCAGAAAGACCTCAAGGTGTTCTATGACGACAGCGGCTCCGTCGGCCGCCGCTACCGTCGCCAAGGACGAAATCGGCACCCCTTCGCTTTCACGATTGACTCACAGACGCTCGAAGACCGCACCGTCACCGTACGCGAACGCGACAGCATGCAGCAGGAGCGCATCGGCATGGATAATGTGCGGGCGTATTTGCTGGAGAGGTTGAAAGGGTAG
- a CDS encoding serine/threonine-protein phosphatase, with product MNPDGTQQSLRDTLRSDFRTMDLKEGIQRDYREMMALFLTEEQKQALQRMGMLRKLLFIPLWIFRAMLLRLTPVRRFLLLVGVLLLIFTQDGQSSGMSGGQVLGAFLFVFILILELKDKLLARDELEAGRAVQMALMPEEHPRFRGWDIFLFSRPANDVGGDLVDYIYVHENRLGLSLGDVAGKGLGAALFMAKLQATIRALAPGRESVAALGTQLSEIFDRDGLPNRFASLVYLEAVKDSGDIELLNAGHMPPMLFRGGELEILRRGGPALGLLCHRDYEALKLSLEAGDTLVVYSDGVTEARNPEGEFYGDERLQKLLSRYRELSVCDLGKLLVERVDHFCADAPRHDDLSLLLIRRTPADIVAG from the coding sequence ATGAATCCTGACGGTACACAACAGAGTTTGCGGGACACGCTTCGCAGCGACTTCCGCACTATGGATTTGAAGGAGGGCATTCAGCGCGATTATCGGGAGATGATGGCGCTCTTTTTAACAGAGGAACAGAAACAGGCTCTGCAGCGCATGGGGATGCTGCGGAAATTGCTGTTCATCCCGCTGTGGATTTTCCGTGCGATGCTCCTGCGTCTGACGCCGGTGCGGCGCTTCCTTCTGCTTGTCGGTGTCCTGCTGCTGATCTTTACGCAAGACGGTCAATCCTCGGGCATGAGCGGTGGACAAGTTCTCGGCGCATTTCTCTTTGTCTTCATTCTGATACTCGAGCTCAAGGACAAGCTCCTGGCACGCGACGAGCTCGAGGCCGGTCGCGCGGTGCAAATGGCGTTGATGCCGGAAGAGCATCCACGCTTCCGGGGCTGGGATATTTTCCTGTTTTCTCGTCCCGCCAACGATGTGGGCGGTGATCTCGTGGATTACATCTATGTGCATGAGAACCGTCTGGGACTCTCACTTGGCGATGTGGCCGGCAAGGGACTCGGCGCCGCCCTGTTCATGGCGAAGCTGCAGGCAACAATCCGGGCACTCGCACCGGGGCGTGAATCTGTTGCCGCTCTGGGAACCCAGCTCAGTGAGATCTTTGATCGCGATGGATTGCCGAACCGTTTCGCTTCACTCGTGTACCTGGAGGCCGTCAAAGACAGCGGCGACATCGAACTGCTCAATGCCGGTCATATGCCGCCCATGCTCTTTCGCGGTGGAGAACTCGAAATACTCCGCAGGGGAGGCCCTGCTCTGGGCTTGCTGTGTCACCGGGATTATGAAGCGCTGAAGCTCTCGCTTGAAGCAGGAGATACTCTGGTCGTCTATTCCGATGGCGTAACCGAAGCACGCAATCCGGAGGGGGAATTCTACGGGGACGAACGCTTGCAAAAGCTTCTCTCCCGCTACCGTGAACTGAGCGTCTGCGATCTCGGAAAATTGCTCGTCGAACGCGTGGATCATTTCTGCGCCGACGCTCCACGCCACGACGACCTTTCCCTGCTGCTCATCCGTCGGACGCCGGCAGACATCGTCGCCGGGTAA
- a CDS encoding porin — translation MRQCSLLLLLLTALLTHNLHAQDAKWYDGITLHGMAASSFTWNFNTPASGENGYRIFDKKHNSFTPDVFQLAIAKDAENSGDAGFRADVITGMLPMYTASAGMFGSTNIDLLQAYASYVAPIGSGLRLDMGKFTTHMGYELIEGCDGYNDNISRSFLFGYAIPFAHTGLRARYAFSDAVSGMLMVANGWDNAVENNSNKTIGAQLAVAPMEQLSLFANVIHGTEFADNNSDATTVMDFVAVWSLSELLSVGANVDLGSAAGAAAEGEDAAWTGFAGYVRLNLHEQFSLALRGEMFDDTDGLRTGMKQKLTEITVTPEFRPAEQFVIRADLRYDMSDQKVFEDGDSFESVTLENADSQFTFGLQMLFLF, via the coding sequence ATGAGACAATGTTCACTGCTACTATTGCTGCTCACCGCATTACTGACACACAATCTGCACGCGCAGGATGCCAAATGGTATGATGGGATCACGCTGCACGGAATGGCGGCCTCGTCCTTCACCTGGAATTTCAACACTCCCGCTTCGGGCGAAAACGGCTACCGCATTTTCGATAAAAAGCACAACAGTTTTACGCCGGATGTGTTTCAACTCGCAATTGCAAAGGACGCGGAAAATAGCGGCGACGCCGGCTTCCGCGCCGATGTCATCACCGGTATGCTGCCGATGTACACGGCCTCGGCAGGCATGTTCGGCTCGACCAACATCGACCTGCTACAGGCCTATGCCAGCTATGTGGCTCCCATAGGCAGCGGACTACGGCTCGACATGGGCAAATTCACGACGCACATGGGCTATGAACTGATCGAGGGCTGCGACGGCTACAACGACAACATCAGTCGCAGCTTCCTGTTCGGTTATGCGATACCCTTCGCCCATACCGGACTCCGCGCCCGCTACGCTTTCTCCGACGCCGTGTCGGGTATGCTGATGGTGGCCAATGGCTGGGACAATGCTGTCGAGAACAACAGCAACAAGACCATCGGCGCGCAGCTCGCGGTGGCACCCATGGAGCAACTGTCCCTGTTCGCAAACGTGATTCACGGAACCGAATTCGCCGATAACAACAGCGACGCAACAACCGTCATGGATTTCGTTGCGGTGTGGTCGCTGAGCGAGTTGCTCTCCGTCGGTGCGAATGTCGATCTCGGCTCAGCCGCCGGTGCCGCCGCCGAAGGCGAGGATGCGGCATGGACCGGCTTCGCGGGCTATGTGCGTCTGAACCTGCACGAGCAGTTCTCGCTCGCGCTGCGCGGCGAGATGTTTGACGACACCGACGGGTTGCGCACCGGTATGAAGCAGAAATTGACCGAGATTACCGTGACGCCGGAGTTCCGTCCTGCGGAGCAATTCGTAATCCGCGCGGACCTACGCTATGACATGTCCGATCAGAAGGTCTTCGAAGATGGCGATTCCTTTGAGAGCGTCACTCTGGAAAACGCGGATTCCCAATTCACGTTTGGACTTCAAATGCTCTTCCTCTTCTAA